TGCATAAAATGGAAATTATATTTTAGAGGGCAATTAAGGCACTTAAAGAATGGAATCTattcgtttttttcttttctctctcttaatAAAGGATCTACAAAGAACAATGGTTACGTCCATATTTTGGAGTAACCCATAACAACCGAACTTCACTCCACCAGCTCAGAACACTTTAATATTATTTCTAGCTGGATGCTGTGGGTTACTACTGCACTTTTCTTTATTAAAAGGGTTGGTTCacatttttttctgacatttgccACAAACCTCTGTAAGCATTAGTGTCCTGAATATATGAACACGCAATACTCATTTTTTTAGCTGATCATTACACTGCTCTCCCCTCTCTATCCTGCAGATGGCAGAATGGAGAGCAGAAGGCAATGAAATTAGCAGCTGGAAAAGTAAGCATTCTTTAACAAAAAGCAGCACTGCATGTTAATGTATTGACACTGTAATGCATAGGGAGCTTTGCGGCAGAAGCCAGTAAAGgcaaacaaacactttaaataagAATATAAATAGATTAATTTCCTCAACAAAATCGTGCAACAGAGCTAGAAAGTGAGCCATAGTAATCTAGAATACATCAAAAACATTAGGATGATATTGCACAAAGAGGAAATACAAGTGCAAACCAATAAATTCATGAGTACATGTTTCAAAAGGAATGAGCGCAAACGGATAAATAACCCTGGGCTGCAGTAAAACAGTGGCATAACCATCCTGGTTTCAGAATGTTATACCCATAGTGCAGGGATGTGTTCACAACAGACACGGCAGCTAAAGTGTAAAGGAACTAGTGCAATTGGGCAAACTGTAGAGGATATTCAGCGGTGCCACATGGGGTTTACATAGCATGAAATCGTTTTCTTTTATTCATGAAACCACACAGTCttctttatttttgccttttcctTTTCTGGCAGCTTTATCCGAGCTGTCCTCCATTCGTATGTCATCTGTAGATCCATGGTCCACTGATGATCCCAATGGAAGACTTTCTCCAGTGTATTTTTCACTACGTACAGCCACATTTTCATTGTCATTATCATCAGATTCTTCCCCCTCTGGTGTAGCCTCGCCCTCACTACTTACAGTCTCAATGGAAACCGAGTCTTTTTGGGTTTCTGCAACAACTGGAATGTTGTCAATTGTGGTCTCACTGGATGATGATCCATCTGGATGATCAGAGGTTTTCGCTACTTCCAATAACTCAGTTACTGGTGCATCTGGGAAGACCGGATTCGTTTTTTCATTTATGGCCTCACTCTTGTCACACACTGGATGATCAGAAATTTTGTCTAGGTTTCCTTCATCTAATAATGCTGTGTCTAGTGCATCTGAGAAGacagtattcatttttttattgcttctctcactctcgtgagacaCTAAAGTGtcagaaaatgtgttttcttcCCTTTCATCCAATAACTCAGCCCCTGGCAAATCTGGAAATGCAgtattcatttttacatttttctgacTTTCTAGATTAGCATGAATGCTGCCAGCATCTGTTGtacctttgtgttggtctaggTGACTATTGCTATCCTCTTCACTCTTAACTGCACTTTGCATGTTGCTTATGATACAAGGCTCTGAAACCTCACCATAGTTATTGTTTTCACGGTCTACCAGTTGTTTCTCTTTTATAAGCTGGGTGTCTTGTGATGACTGCTCGGGAGATGCATCAGTGTTTTTCTCTTCAGCTACATCATATGCATCGGTGTGAACGGTTGCCTCTGCAGATACGGACTCCTTCTCAGAAGATATGTCGTTTGTATTACTAGCTTTTGAGTCATCCTCTCTACACTCTAACCCTGGCTCAACAAGAACAGACTGTTCTTCATGCTTCACCTCCTTCTCACACACTTCATGTTCTACAGCTGTAGCTGTCATCTCATCAGCAGTACTCCCTTCTGAATCATCCTGACTAGAATCATCAGAGCTGCTTGTTTTATGCTCATCTTTTGTGTCTTTATGAAGGTCACCTATATCATCTGTACTGACGACAATATTGTCTCTACAATCTGAAATCTccaaagttccatttttgggaacACTGTTACTTTCAATAGATGTGCTCTGCACATCACATTGGTCTTCTTCCTTATGCAAGTCTTGTTGGCTGATGTTATAGTCATCACTCCTAAAATCACCCGCAGAAACTGTGTATTCTTCACTGAACTGATTAGCTACTAAAGGAGACTGAACAACATTTTCCAGAGCATCTTGGAAGACATCATATTCTACTGGGCTTGTGTTCCTCTGGGCGACTGTTGTCTCTTTAGGCATCTCTGAAAAACGTAGCTCTAAATCCTCTTTGTGTACATTTTCTGGAGTATGTTCGTCCACCGCCATTTCACATTCATTGCTTGTTGATTCTGAATCAAGTGGCAGACCTCCATTATTCTCTAGATCTGTTTGACAGCCACTGAGGGTACCAACAGTATTTACTTCAGCATTTGAATTGTGAGCAAATTCTTGAATGACTCGCTCTTTAATTTTATCTCCAACCTCTGCATTCAGTGGCGATTCTGATGAAGCAGTCAGTAATACTTCCCGATTGGCCTGCTCAGTCTTGGAGGGAGGAATTTCACCCACCACTGACATAGTTTCCTTTTTCTCCACTGCTTCCTCTGAGGGGCCTAAAAAACCATGGACAAGAAAAATGAAGTATCTGCACAATATCTAAACCCACGTGCCCAAAAGAGCTCAGAAAGGGACAGAGCAGAAGTGGAGGAATCAAAGTTTCTGCCCAGGAAGATTAGGTAGCAACAGGTTGGACAGTGCAGGAGAAAGGTCATCCTGGATGACAGCTGTGTAAAAAAGACGTTAACAAAAGCAGATAGTTTATCGTTTTTTAAAGTATATCTGTTATAGGATAACTATTTGGTCTGCCACTGTTAGCTCATTTCTGAAAATGATAGTTGGTTGCATTCGGCTCAACTACTTCCGAGTTACAAACCCAGACTAAGAATGCAACAAATACAAGTCAGAGATAGAGCAAAATGTAATACAAAGACAAAGGATCATCTTAGTATTTGTTTTGGATCAGTGTCTCGGAAATTACTTTGGTGAAAGCATTAGGCATGAAAGCCAGACAAATAGCCTTTTCAAATGGAAAAGTCATCAGACACAGACCATATAATTATTTTGTGACAGGCTTCCTTTAAAGGTTATAAAGCTGCAGATTGCTGTAAAACTGATGGAAGAGCTacattaaaatataaatacagaTATAGTTTGTTAAACAAACCTAAACTCTgttctgtaaaaacaaaaaacttttttgccaTTTGCCCTCTCAGTGTGTCCCTGGAGCATTGGGTTAAGATAATTTTTCAGCTTCTCTGGATGTGGACAGAGATGCATTGGTCAAAGGCCACACAATCCACACTACTGCACTTAACCAGGGTCTCCCAAAATGTTCCTGGCAAAATGCTTCAACTTTAGCCTGTGTCTCCTACCCTGCTCCATGAATCTCTGCTAGAATTGCCTTTTTGACAAGGGCCACATAGCAACAATGTACACAAGACACTGCACTCATCAAATACCACAGCAGCCATCACTTCCAAGCCATGTTCTAATGATCCATTGGTATTCATAAAACACAGAATATTCCAGGCATAAGAACCTCATGTAGGATAATGAGGCCTGTATCTCCAAGATCTAGGACATGTAATACCCCAACTATGTGCTTACTTTTACCCAACAAAACAAATCCAACCTCTAAGATCACTATGTCACCCTTCTTAAGGAGAATATAAGATGAAATCCGATTCCCGAACCAGTCTCCATGTTTAAAATTAGAAATTAAAAAAGGCAACTTCTCCCATAACgcgataaaacaaaaaaaaacaatctttagaGTAGTATGTTTATGCACAAatgcaccccccaccccttctatTCCTCAACAGAATATGCTGCTAAATTACAGCAAACTAATAATTACCAGCAGGGCAATCCAGGGAAGACAATCTTCACTACATGTAGGAACTCCAGAATACTACCTCTGTGACACTTATTTTATAATCTATTATGTCTTTATATGTCTGCTTTAACTTTGGAGGAGGGCAGCTGTTTTGTATCAAATATTCCCCTTACAAGGCAACGAGCTAGGAGAGTTACACAATGCACAGCAAGCAGGGTTAGTGGAAAGTTACCAAAGCTCAGAACAGGATTTGCTAGAAAGAATCAGAGAGAATGACCCACAAAACCACTTACCCATGGATGTTGCCCTTATCGGTGGATCGGGTCGGCCATCTGCATTTACATGAGGTTCTACAGAAGCATCTCCATTGGGGGTGCCCACAGAATCCAGTGCTATGCCATGTTTCTAAAGAGAAAAACCAACTATGCATCATTTTCAAGGTAATCTACATTAAGCAgtttttaaattaatattcattCTGCATagcatttttttgtgactgcgctCCAGGAACTCTTAACAGGTGATGTGTTCCATTTCTCTTTCCATGATCAAGGATGAAATACATAGAACAAATCCTTTAAAAATATGCAATGTAATGATACAACAGGCTGTAAGTTTGGCATGCAAGCCCTATCAGTAGCCACAGAGGGGGACTAGGAAGCACTGCTGTAACTAATACAGTAATAAGTAATACAAGTTTATTTTATACAACTGGTatagtcttgctttttttttttcccagcagaaGTCTTTTGCTGTTTAATCTTAAAAACTGGTGAAACTATTTTAGTCATTTGGCTGCTGACAAAACAATGTAGGAGGCACTGCAGCATGACAGCTAAAGGGCGATTCTTGTTAAAGGTCAGACTGTATTTATAATCATAGCAACCCAAATCTCTGTCTGAAaacagattgttttttttctttttaatagatAATGTGGTTTACATGGATATGATTAAAAAGGAACATATTTATATATCACATTGTGAATATTAAATCTATTGTACCTTCAGCTCATCCCTCAGACGGGTCACCTCTTCCCTGAGGGAATCACGTTCACTGCGAACTGGTtcaaaaaaatctttttgtctCTCTAAAGCCTGCACTTCCCCAGATAGGAAGGAAAACGACACAGGGAGACGCGGAAGaagataggaaaaaaataaaggcGGTGAATTCATAGGAAGTAAAAGTAAGAAACAGTACAGCTGTATGTGCACACAGATGCAGCATAGAAACCGAGACAGGTTTAGGAATCGAATCATAATGCCTCCCACACTTGTAATAGGGGGGTCTGTCACTGTTCAAGGCACATCTCACACTTCTGGCTATGGATACAAACAGTAAAGATTGTGGAAAATTCACAGCTTGGGTCTGTAATCATTTCTAAAGGTTCTTTAGTTAAATTAATGGGATCTCTAGCACAATACAACTAATAGCCATTTAATTTAAACAGATTGATAACTCATGAAGTCAAGCAAGCTTATTTTAGAAGGGTGCCAGAGGAATGAAATCTGACATGACTTCAGTAAGCCATCACTTCACTTTTTGTAATGGGATACTGTACTTTGTACATTGTATATTAGAGACTAGTAATGAGCAGTAGCAATGGTAATTGTGGGGAAGACATACCATAAAAAACTACTTCTGTAACTACACTGAAGCTGTGATATTAAACTGATTGTTCAAAAGTCTGGGATTCTTTCCCCCAAGTGGTTTTAAAAAGTTAAGTCTTCACAGTGCATTTAAATAAACATTCTCAGTCTATTCCCTTACATTGTATGAATGATTTGACAAGGGAAATTGGGGCAATATCTAACAATCCATAACATGGATTCATACCCCTATCTTTTTATCCTTCCATTCTATGGTCTCCTTAAGGTCACAGATCTCGCGGTCACCGTTTTCTTGTCTTTGTTGCAGCTGGCGGATCTCCtaatgggcagcagcagcagtcaggcAGCAAGTAAAGAAGCAAAGAAGGAATTCAAGCAAAGTAAACAGTAAAGATTAGATAAAGAGGATGGACGAGAGAAACAGTACAAAATAGGAAAAAGCAAATATTATTGTGCCCTTGTACTGAAGTCTCTTTATAAATGGCAGTAAGTAAGTCTACATTTGCCACTTCATGGATAATTAGACAATCTCAGCATGTATGCTCCCTTACTGTTAAGAGCGACTCTCTTTGCTCCAATGCTTCCTTCATCTCAGCCAGCTGGAAACGCAAGATATTCTGGTCGTGTTTTTGCCGTTCGCATTCCTGCAAAGAAaacatataccataagatacgcATGGTacggataaaaaagggacatatacATTGGTCCccatgagatcgcgggtgtcagcacATGAACATCTGccgacacccgatctcgcccggtgccgcaatcctccgattctgcagacggaggaaaaccctatttttccatccgtctgcggatcggatccatcggggaccgccctgtcatccgccggctcagcgatgatcaacggagcgatccccactgagcaagcggaggttcacatggCGGATCATCACTCATCGGCCCCGTGTGAAAAAGCCCTTACATTATTATATTCAGCAACATTTGATCCAGCCTTTTTAAAGACACCTCAGATGCTTATGTTAGTGAGATCAAGAAATGCAATAGGTGCAATTGCGATAGACTTTCAGATGGCACAGCAGATACAGTGTGCAATAAGCTGAAATCTTACATCCAACCCATCCAGAttcatttaaagcagagttccgggcTAAAATCAAAGTAGGTATAATCCAATTGAGCACCCCCAACCCCCtcgtatatctttttttttgggggggggggggcgttttatACCTTTTTTTGGTTTTCCAGCAAGGCTTTCATCTTACACCGCCACGGCAAGGTATGTCATCTTCGGATTTGCATCGGCCTCTATTTCTGTCCCCcaactgccttctgggacctgtgtgtgtcccagaagacgttggggccattcagaaagcgcagcacgactcgccaTAGGAAACTGACTGTAAAGCCTGAAAGCTTCACTGCCGTTTCCCTTAGTGAAGCTTTCAGGGTACCTGCACCCGAGCCGGTGGACAAATTGGCTTTGGGGGGCCCCGACATTgggggatccctggacaggcaagtgtcctcatattaaaaagtcaccagctacaatatttgtagctgctgactaagatttttttttaagaggccGTAACTCTGCTTTAACTGCTATATTTTGAGtgcacatacaataaaaaaataaatatcataGGTGCTGGAACCCAACATACCAGACATAACGCCTGTAACTGTATATGGCCAGTTTAAAAAGGAACttttaggaataaaaaaaaattaaagtgcttCCTACTTTAAACCTCTAAACTGAATGCCAAATACAATAGATGATGGGCCTGCTATTGGTTACGATGGGGGTAGTGGTGACTGGATATCTCCTTGTTACTAGGCAGATGTGGCAGATTAAACAGATGGGCATACCCTTTAGGTAGGGGTTATAATCCTGCAATTAGAACTCAAGTGCAATTTACTATATCAAGCCGAAGATGCTACTCAATATTAATGCATATAAAAAAGgtctggcacacatgagcaattattCAAGGATCTTTCAAATGAAAGAGCAGTGATTATGTGCCAACTTTACCAATTCAGAGTGACCATGTAAATGGATAGTTAGTGGAGTCTGTAAAATATTAATGCTGACCAGTTGTTATTGCTACGATTAAGGTTGTTCAATCATATTATCTGTCTTACGATACACTTGCAGGTGAGTTGTTTTCAGACACTGGACCCTGTAGGTTCTAAAGCTTACCATACCCTATACAAATCTAACTGCACCTTTATATCTACCATCAACTACAGTGTAAGGACCTGCCTAATATGATACAAATTAAACAGATTGTTCAGGTTTGTTCATACAGTGGGTTATATCGTGTCGGTAAATATAAAAGGAGATCGTACAGAGattgtgcaatcagattgtataatgtAGATCCAGCTGAACAGTTTAGTTGGACTTTTGAAGAGGGGTTTCATCACTCACTTTATGTTTATCTTCATACTGACGCCGGGACTCTGCTAGTTCCTCCTCAAACTCCAAGAGAACTTCCCGTAGTGTGTCCACTTGATATTGTAAAGATGTTTTCTCATTGTCTAACTGGGCATTTGTTACCATAGACCGTTTATACTTCTCCTCCACTTCTGTCAGTGAGTCCTGGAAAATACAAGAATCAGTGATATTACAAACAGcttaacaaaagaaaaataaagaaagataatgGTAATGAAATTAACATGAAGTGAACTCAGGGTTAAAACAATTGTACAGCCCTGTAGACAGACAATGGTTAAGCTACACTTTTTTCGAGCCCTATGACAGGATTAGTGCAACGCAAACTAGTACCTTCATCTCCTTTAGCCCTTGCATGTATCTGCCTTCTACATCCTCAATTTGCTCCTTCAACTCACTGATCTCCTGACGGGGGAGAGAATGCACAGGGATGAAGCGGCAGACAAAGGAAGGTATGAAAGTaaacagaacacacacacacacatttaaacTTTGTCGAGAGTAGCTTTTCTACTGGGGATGAAACAGAACGTCACCCGTATCTTCAGCCAGTGTCAGAAGCCCAGTAGACCTGGGTAAGACAGCTGTCTGCAGCTGGATTATAACTCCACCAGAACACAGAACCTACATCGTACAGACACTCCCTGCATGACATCAGAAGAAAATGAGAAAATGTACAATTATAAAGtcaagaaaaagagaagaagttATTTCGAAGGGAGAATACAACTCCCATAAAGATAAGCGTTTCACTTCACTGCTATAGTTTTCTACACAGACACAAAATTATTTTCAATGTCAAAAATAAATTCCCTCAGTGTTAGAAAGAGCAATCACAAACTCAAGACTAAAGGGGCGcacacacgggccgaatatcAGGCGGCACTGGTCAGTTCAATAGAAACCTGCTGATATTTGGCCTGTACGTACGGCAGACGGGCCACCTTCTGCCGAaggggcatgaaaaaaaaaaaagtctgccgaTCAGCACCCGagcagcgctctcagccaacggTAGCACCAAGCAGTGTGTTGTTTTAGGGGGGTATAGGGAAATCGATTTACTAACATCAGACTGTTAGTACAAAATCGCATCCTGTGCTCTTCAGGagcgtgtaccaggctttaggcaaGTGGGCATGCTCTACTCCTTTAGCAAATCTGCCgccatattttattttaagaagTGCCAACAAATCAAGATTGCTGTTAGCAGATCTATTACAATCAAGTTAAAATGAGAACTTGTTTGGGACATGTCCACAATTCGGATACTAGCAATAAGGCAATTTAATTTGAGTGTTTCATGGGTATAAGGCCATATAATAATCATATCTGACCACTTAAGTCCCAGAACAAGCATACAACAAAAGAGCTGCATACATTGTTCAGCTTTGACTCAAAGAATCTAGACAGTCACAATGAAAGTCTTAGAATGAGCACTTTCAGAAAGAGAGGCCACTAATGGCAGCCTAAatatttctctcatgacaggtttcctttTGGAGACTCTAAATAAGTTCCATAATATGTAAAACAAGGAAATGTCACCTCCCAGCTGAAAGGAAGTGAATTTAAAATGGAAAACCTTCCTCATGACATTTATATTTTGTGGAATAGCAAATTGTGCTTTTCTATTTTAAGAGGCACTGGGATACTACGGCCTCACCCTCTTGTAAAGTAGCAGAGCCTGCAGGGAGACATGCAATCACTTACAGATGCGTTTCCATAAACTGCTCGATTCCTGCAAATGATACAAATAGATCAAGCATCATTTGCGAGAATGTGCCATGTAGGGGTTAactcagtggtgtatttaggtaaCTGCATAGTAATGACCAGCACATCAGCCCGTACAATAGTTATTACTGCGCTCAAAGATTTTATTAACCTGCTGGAAAAACTTTGAGAAAGATAGCACCTCTATGGCATttctggggagaaaaaaaagaatatagggccagattcaaagacttacgacggtgtatctcctgatacgccgccgtaagtccgaatgtgaagcgtcgcatctctgcgcccgattcatagaatcagatacgcctcactgttgcctagatacgagcggcctaagtctcctacgccgtcgtatcttggggtgcatatttacgctggccgctagggacgcttccatagatttactcgttgaatatgtaaattaggtagatacgccgattcacgaacgtacttgcgcccgctacgccgtttacgttaggcttacgtccggcgtaaagttacccctgctattatgaggcgcagccaatgcaaagtatggacgtcggcaagcgtatctttatacgttgtttacgtaagtcgtacgtgaatggggatgggcgtaggttacgttctcgtccactaagcattgagccggcgtaaattACGGAGTAAATTCGTtgcgatactgagcatgcgccgttcgttaagcgcgtcatttacgtggggtcacgattcatttccataaaacacgcccacctcttccacatttgaattaggcgggcttacaccggcccatttacgctacgccgccgcaacttacggagcaagtgctttgtgaatactgcacttgcccatctaagttgcggaggcgtagcgtaaataggatacgcccgcacaaagatacgccaggatacgtgaatctggccgatAGTGCTTACTTTGTGCGCAAAATGGGGCAGATTTAGTAaaacaggagagtgcaaaatctggtgcagctctgcatagaaaccaatcagtttccaagtttttttgtgaaagcttaaattgaacaagctgaagttagaagttgattcgcttgtacagctgcaccagattttgcactatatagttttagtaaatcaacccaaatgcGTTGTGTGGCCATGTCCCAAGTGAGTCGCATTAACAGCAACTTCTttaacacaataaataaaaaagcctgTTGTTACTGGTAAAGAATGCTGCAGCCCTTGTAACAGAGAGTCTGAACAAAGGGCACAGGTGTCTGGTTATTTTAGCAAAAGTAATTTTGTGGTAAGTTGGAATACTGAAAAGAAAGATAATTGCAGAaacaaaagccaaaaaaaaaagaaaagggaagaacATGACTAAACAGGTTATAGATCAAGAGCAGTATAAAAAAGGGAAGTCACACAGAGAGGTACTCTGCCCAACACCTCCCTCTAAACCAGTCATACAGAAATTCCAAGTAGCTGTGTGTCTTTTAGAGTCTTCATTTATCTAGGCTTCCATGCAGTAATTATGCACATATATACACTAACTTCAAAGTCTGTGCAGGATTTAAGAACTATATATAGGCAAACATTGTACATTAAGAATCATTATGAAAGTTGTTTTCTCATCTTCAAGagcagaaaaacaaaaagtttttgccGAAACTTAAAAATTACTGAGACTCTGCAGCCCATTATCAAACTTTAGCAACCAAGTCCACCCACTCAGCTTGAACAAAGTTATtcaagctaaaaaaataaataaaaacacgctTTGGtctattaagggaaaaaaaaaaa
The Rana temporaria chromosome 6, aRanTem1.1, whole genome shotgun sequence DNA segment above includes these coding regions:
- the LRRFIP1 gene encoding leucine-rich repeat flightless-interacting protein 1, with the translated sequence MGTQGTGRKRHPNRERLSAEDHALNQIAREAEARLAAKRAARAEAREIRMKELERQQKEIYQVQKKYYGLDAKWGDIEQWMEDSERYSHRPRRNLQASDDDDLMSVTSRSSLRTNGYEDELLGPSQYRKSSRSSTGSGETIQSSRGAPKDEAMSAYYSDLSLASAPLSKQQQSVHNGSRPSLLNCNSLPSRSQRGSLYDEGVSNSSRRSSSSRPPSEYSCYPGSGSRASSRASSARASPVVEERSDKDFGEKGSRPVSSLSAATLASLGGTSSRRGSGDTSISVDTEASIREIKEISELKEQIEDVEGRYMQGLKEMKDSLTEVEEKYKRSMVTNAQLDNEKTSLQYQVDTLREVLLEFEEELAESRRQYEDKHKECERQKHDQNILRFQLAEMKEALEQRESLLTEIRQLQQRQENGDREICDLKETIEWKDKKIGALERQKDFFEPVRSERDSLREEVTRLRDELKKHGIALDSVGTPNGDASVEPHVNADGRPDPPIRATSMGPSEEAVEKKETMSVVGEIPPSKTEQANREVLLTASSESPLNAEVGDKIKERVIQEFAHNSNAEVNTVGTLSGCQTDLENNGGLPLDSESTSNECEMAVDEHTPENVHKEDLELRFSEMPKETTVAQRNTSPVEYDVFQDALENVVQSPLVANQFSEEYTVSAGDFRSDDYNISQQDLHKEEDQCDVQSTSIESNSVPKNGTLEISDCRDNIVVSTDDIGDLHKDTKDEHKTSSSDDSSQDDSEGSTADEMTATAVEHEVCEKEVKHEEQSVLVEPGLECREDDSKASNTNDISSEKESVSAEATVHTDAYDVAEEKNTDASPEQSSQDTQLIKEKQLVDRENNNYGEVSEPCIISNMQSAVKSEEDSNSHLDQHKGTTDAGSIHANLESQKNVKMNTAFPDLPGAELLDEREENTFSDTLVSHESERSNKKMNTVFSDALDTALLDEGNLDKISDHPVCDKSEAINEKTNPVFPDAPVTELLEVAKTSDHPDGSSSSETTIDNIPVVAETQKDSVSIETVSSEGEATPEGEESDDNDNENVAVRSEKYTGESLPLGSSVDHGSTDDIRMEDSSDKAARKGKGKNKEDCVVSVPLLSREIRMKKLMDERESFLEQIKRLKSQLEERNFRNRSPDNPDGDDMENGTDVQRDSSRQISDLKFKITKSTQEITALEQNVIRLESQLSRFKTSSENAEKIEDELKAEKRRLQRELRTALDKIDELEVGNSHLVKRLEKMKANRSAILSQQ